The following proteins come from a genomic window of Acinetobacter baumannii:
- a CDS encoding YbfB/YjiJ family MFS transporter, with the protein MSTFYRMSLLVFLATCLGIGIFRFSYTALMPIMIVQYGWTHDFASYLGSANLLGYLVGALLALFSIKEKSIPALIITSAVLGSLSLLCCSFIHMSLAWFVLWRTISGIAGGLLMILAPSFAMKNIAISQRLKVNFLGFSGIGAGVLSATLIIPALKNMPVQYVWEIFAAISIIGSLVLFQLLRHPPTESVQTANHAPQNFKHSRLGLVIIIAYMCSAFAYIPHSLFWMDYLSGTLHFPLQQRNLFWVLYGVGSYVGAFVAYCLSRLIGYLQAIKCLYGVYCLAVALPFFSHATALLTLSSFLTGLLTPATVFISSYSLLQIYEQRYQKIWSLATIGFASTQLLGGVVISTLHHLHWSYAHLFLMGGIVLLFALSLLIPIRSSMPNTLGETET; encoded by the coding sequence ATGTCTACATTCTATCGAATGAGCCTGCTTGTCTTTTTAGCGACTTGCCTAGGAATTGGTATTTTTAGATTTTCCTATACCGCACTCATGCCTATTATGATTGTGCAATATGGATGGACTCATGATTTTGCAAGCTATTTAGGAAGTGCAAATTTATTGGGCTATCTGGTTGGCGCATTATTGGCACTGTTTAGCATTAAAGAAAAATCTATACCCGCTTTGATTATAACTTCGGCGGTTTTAGGTAGCTTAAGCCTACTCTGCTGTTCTTTTATACACATGTCTTTGGCTTGGTTTGTTCTCTGGCGCACCATTTCAGGTATCGCAGGTGGCCTACTCATGATTTTGGCACCTAGCTTTGCCATGAAAAATATTGCAATTAGCCAAAGGCTCAAAGTCAATTTTTTAGGGTTTAGTGGTATTGGCGCAGGCGTGTTATCTGCCACTCTCATTATTCCTGCACTTAAAAATATGCCTGTTCAATATGTCTGGGAAATTTTTGCCGCCATTTCCATTATTGGCAGTTTGGTACTTTTTCAGTTATTAAGGCACCCACCTACCGAGTCCGTTCAAACGGCCAATCACGCTCCTCAAAACTTCAAACATTCACGTTTAGGACTGGTCATTATTATTGCTTATATGTGCAGTGCTTTTGCATATATCCCTCACTCTTTGTTTTGGATGGACTATTTATCGGGGACCCTACATTTTCCATTGCAACAACGAAACTTATTTTGGGTTCTTTATGGAGTCGGAAGTTATGTTGGCGCCTTTGTGGCGTATTGTTTAAGCCGCCTTATTGGATATTTGCAGGCAATTAAATGTCTATACGGTGTCTATTGCTTGGCAGTTGCCCTACCATTTTTTTCACATGCTACTGCTTTGCTCACTTTATCGTCCTTTCTTACAGGTTTACTCACACCTGCCACCGTATTTATTAGCTCTTACAGTCTGCTACAGATTTATGAACAGCGTTATCAAAAAATCTGGAGCCTTGCCACCATTGGGTTTGCCAGCACTCAGTTATTAGGTGGCGTTGTTATTAGTACTTTACATCACTTGCATTGGTCTTATGCCCACCTGTTTTTAATGGGCGGTATTGTTTTGTTATTTGCATTGAGCCTTTTAATTCCTATCCGTTCATCCATGCCGAACACTCTCGGAGAAACCGAAACGTGA
- the icd gene encoding NADP-dependent isocitrate dehydrogenase, which yields MGYQKIVVPADGDKITVKADLSLNVPNHPIIPFIEGDGIGVDITPAMKKVVDAAILKAYGGKRSIEWMEVYCGEKANKIYGTYMPEETFEALREFVVSIKGPLTTPVGGGIRSLNVALRQELDLYVCVRPVRWFQGVPSPVQHPELTDMVIFRENSEDIYAGIEWKADSEEAKKVIKFLQEEMGVTKIRFPEGCGIGIKPVSKEGTQRLVRKAIQFAIDNDKPSVTLVHKGNIMKYTEGAFKEWGYELALDRFGGELIDGGPWVKIKNPKNGKDIIIKDVIADAFLQQILMRPADYSVIATLNLNGDYISDALAAEVGGIGIAPGANIGGAIAVYEATHGTAPKYAGQDKVNPGSIILSAEMMLRDMGWIEAADLIIKGISGAIAAKTVTYDFERLMPGATLLRCSEFGDAIIQHMED from the coding sequence ATGGGTTATCAGAAGATCGTGGTTCCTGCCGACGGTGATAAAATTACAGTAAAAGCAGACCTGTCACTGAATGTACCAAATCATCCAATTATTCCTTTCATTGAGGGTGACGGTATTGGTGTAGATATTACACCGGCAATGAAAAAAGTTGTTGATGCGGCAATTTTAAAAGCCTATGGCGGCAAACGCTCTATTGAATGGATGGAAGTGTATTGCGGTGAAAAGGCCAATAAAATTTACGGTACCTATATGCCGGAAGAAACCTTTGAAGCGCTGCGTGAATTTGTAGTTTCTATTAAAGGCCCTTTAACTACACCAGTCGGTGGCGGCATTCGTTCACTCAACGTTGCACTACGCCAAGAACTGGATTTGTATGTATGTGTACGTCCTGTGCGTTGGTTCCAAGGCGTCCCTTCACCCGTTCAACATCCTGAGTTAACTGACATGGTAATTTTCCGTGAAAACTCGGAAGATATTTATGCGGGTATTGAATGGAAAGCAGATTCTGAAGAAGCTAAAAAAGTCATTAAATTCCTTCAAGAAGAAATGGGGGTCACAAAAATTCGTTTCCCTGAAGGATGTGGTATTGGTATTAAACCTGTTTCTAAAGAAGGAACACAGCGCTTAGTTCGTAAGGCTATTCAGTTTGCAATAGATAATGACAAACCTTCGGTGACTCTTGTTCATAAAGGCAACATTATGAAATATACCGAAGGTGCCTTTAAAGAATGGGGGTATGAGTTAGCGCTAGATCGTTTCGGTGGTGAATTAATCGATGGTGGCCCATGGGTTAAAATTAAGAACCCTAAAAATGGTAAAGACATCATTATTAAAGACGTGATTGCAGATGCTTTCTTGCAACAAATCTTGATGCGTCCTGCTGACTACTCTGTAATTGCAACCCTTAATTTAAATGGTGACTATATTTCAGATGCTTTAGCAGCAGAAGTAGGGGGAATCGGGATTGCGCCAGGTGCGAATATTGGTGGAGCTATTGCAGTGTATGAAGCAACGCATGGCACTGCACCTAAATATGCTGGGCAAGATAAAGTCAACCCGGGTTCAATTATTCTCTCTGCTGAAATGATGCTCCGTGATATGGGGTGGATAGAAGCAGCGGACCTGATTATTAAAGGTATTTCAGGAGCGATTGCAGCTAAAACCGTAACTTACGATTTTGAGCGTTTAATGCCGGGAGCGACCTTGTTACGTTGCTCAGAATTTGGCGATGCCATAATTCAGCACATGGAAGATTAA
- a CDS encoding rRNA large subunit pseudouridine synthase E produces MKIVILNKPYDVLSQFRKDEAHMTVSDFVDDPTLRIAGRLDMDSEGLVFLTDHGGLNQFITNPANKKYKTYLVQVDGDVTEEALEQLRKGVELNDGMTLPAKAIKVSEPEWLWDRDPPVRYRASIPTSWIEISICEGRNRQVRRMTSAVGFPTLRLIRTKIGTIDLVQLGLQPGETKEIEPLLYPDFKDVPAEQPYRSRSYVKKPGGTGGKPMVRKNKDGSAKKSGTKRIWQMDESEKPRRKTNGTTRPNTKAPRGRSRNSR; encoded by the coding sequence ATGAAAATCGTCATTCTCAACAAACCATATGACGTTCTCTCCCAGTTTCGTAAAGACGAAGCACACATGACGGTCTCTGACTTTGTAGATGACCCGACTTTGCGCATAGCAGGCCGTCTTGATATGGACTCTGAGGGTTTAGTTTTCTTAACTGATCATGGTGGTTTGAATCAGTTCATTACCAACCCTGCGAATAAAAAATACAAAACGTATTTAGTTCAAGTTGATGGTGATGTAACCGAAGAAGCACTCGAGCAGCTTCGTAAGGGTGTAGAGCTTAATGATGGTATGACTTTACCAGCTAAAGCAATTAAGGTAAGTGAGCCTGAATGGTTATGGGACCGCGATCCTCCTGTACGTTACCGTGCCAGCATTCCAACATCTTGGATTGAAATCTCTATTTGTGAAGGTCGTAACCGCCAAGTTCGTCGCATGACCTCTGCGGTAGGTTTTCCGACTTTACGTCTCATTCGTACAAAAATTGGTACGATTGACTTAGTTCAATTGGGATTACAACCGGGCGAAACCAAAGAAATTGAGCCTCTACTCTACCCAGACTTTAAAGATGTTCCGGCTGAACAACCTTATCGTTCACGTTCATATGTGAAAAAACCGGGTGGCACTGGCGGTAAGCCAATGGTTCGCAAGAACAAAGATGGATCTGCGAAAAAATCTGGTACAAAGCGTATTTGGCAAATGGATGAAAGTGAAAAACCGCGTCGTAAGACTAACGGTACAACGCGTCCAAATACCAAAGCACCACGTGGTCGTAGCCGCAATAGCCGATAA
- a CDS encoding NADP-dependent isocitrate dehydrogenase has protein sequence MAGEKSTIIYTLTDEAPLLATYSLLPIIETFTKPAGIEIVKSDISVAARVLAEFADYLSEEQKVSDNLAELGRLTQDPDTNIIKLPNISASVAQLTACIKELQSKGYAIPDYPENPATEEEKTIKARYGKCLGSAVNPVLREGNSDRRAPAAVKNYAKKHPHSMSEWKQWSQTHVSHMEEGDFYHGEKSMTLDRPRNVKMELITNSGKSIVLKPKVALQEGEIIDSMFMSKKALCDFYEKQLDDCREAGILFSLHVKATMMKVSHPIVFGHCVKIYYKEAFEKHGKLFDELGINVNNGMAGLYEKIETLPTSLREEIIEDLHACQEHRPALAMVDSAKGITNFHSPNDIIVDASMPAMIRAGGKMWGADGKQYDAKAVMPESTFARIYQEMINFCKWHGNFDPKTMGTVPNVGLMAQKAEEYGSHDKTFEIPEAGIANITDLDTGEVLLTQNVEEGDIWRMCQVKDAPIRDWVKLAVTRARNSGMPAIFWLDPYRPHENELIKKVQKYLKDHDTTGLDIQIMSQVRAMRYTLERVVRGLDTISVTGNILRDYLTDLFPIMELGTSAKMLSIVPLMAGGGMYETGAGGSAPKHVQQLVEENHLRWDSLGEFLALAVSLEEMGIKENNARTKLLAKTLDEATGKLLDNDKSPSRRTGELDNRGSHFYLSLYWAEALAAQNEDAELKAKFAPLAKALAENEQKIVAELAQVQGKPADIGGYYAVDPAKVSAVMRPSATFNAALSTVQA, from the coding sequence ATGGCTGGTGAAAAGTCAACCATCATTTACACACTGACTGACGAGGCGCCATTATTGGCGACTTATTCGCTACTGCCGATCATTGAGACCTTTACTAAGCCAGCTGGTATCGAGATTGTTAAAAGTGACATCTCTGTAGCTGCACGTGTGCTCGCAGAATTCGCTGACTACCTAAGTGAAGAGCAAAAGGTATCCGACAACCTTGCTGAGCTAGGTCGTCTTACACAAGATCCAGATACTAACATTATCAAACTCCCAAATATTAGTGCCTCTGTTGCGCAATTGACAGCATGTATTAAAGAACTTCAATCTAAAGGTTATGCAATTCCTGACTATCCGGAAAACCCAGCGACTGAAGAAGAAAAAACAATCAAAGCTCGTTATGGCAAATGCCTAGGTTCAGCAGTAAACCCTGTTCTTCGTGAAGGTAACTCTGACCGTCGTGCTCCTGCTGCCGTTAAAAATTACGCTAAGAAACACCCTCACTCAATGAGCGAGTGGAAACAATGGTCGCAAACTCACGTTTCACACATGGAAGAAGGTGACTTCTACCACGGTGAAAAGTCAATGACACTTGACCGTCCACGCAATGTAAAAATGGAACTTATCACAAACAGTGGTAAGAGCATTGTTCTTAAGCCAAAAGTTGCGCTTCAAGAAGGCGAAATCATTGACTCAATGTTTATGAGCAAAAAAGCGCTTTGCGACTTCTACGAGAAACAACTTGATGACTGCCGCGAAGCAGGAATTTTATTCTCATTACACGTAAAAGCGACAATGATGAAAGTTTCACACCCGATCGTTTTCGGTCACTGTGTGAAAATCTACTATAAAGAAGCTTTCGAAAAACACGGTAAGTTGTTTGACGAATTAGGTATTAACGTAAATAACGGTATGGCTGGGTTATACGAGAAAATCGAAACTCTTCCAACCTCATTACGTGAAGAAATCATTGAAGATTTACATGCTTGCCAAGAACACCGTCCTGCACTTGCGATGGTTGACTCAGCAAAAGGCATCACTAACTTCCATTCACCTAACGACATCATCGTAGATGCTTCTATGCCTGCAATGATCCGTGCTGGTGGTAAAATGTGGGGTGCTGATGGTAAGCAATACGATGCTAAAGCAGTAATGCCAGAATCAACATTTGCCCGTATTTACCAAGAAATGATCAATTTCTGTAAATGGCATGGTAACTTTGATCCAAAAACAATGGGTACAGTACCAAACGTTGGTTTGATGGCTCAAAAAGCTGAAGAATACGGTTCTCACGACAAGACTTTTGAAATTCCTGAAGCAGGTATTGCAAACATTACTGATCTTGACACTGGTGAAGTGTTATTGACTCAAAATGTTGAAGAAGGCGATATCTGGCGTATGTGTCAGGTGAAAGACGCTCCGATTCGTGACTGGGTAAAACTTGCAGTAACTCGTGCACGTAACTCAGGCATGCCTGCGATCTTCTGGCTTGACCCATACCGTCCACACGAAAATGAATTGATCAAGAAAGTACAGAAGTACTTAAAAGATCACGATACGACTGGTCTTGATATCCAGATCATGTCTCAAGTACGTGCAATGCGTTACACACTTGAGCGTGTAGTTCGTGGCCTCGATACAATTTCTGTAACCGGTAACATCTTACGCGACTACTTAACTGACTTGTTCCCAATTATGGAACTTGGTACTTCTGCGAAAATGTTGTCTATCGTTCCGCTTATGGCGGGTGGTGGCATGTACGAAACTGGTGCGGGTGGTTCAGCACCTAAACACGTACAACAACTTGTGGAAGAAAACCACTTACGTTGGGATTCGCTTGGTGAGTTTCTTGCGCTTGCAGTTTCTCTAGAAGAAATGGGTATTAAAGAAAATAATGCTCGTACGAAGTTACTTGCGAAGACACTTGATGAAGCGACTGGTAAATTGCTTGACAATGACAAGTCTCCATCACGTCGTACAGGCGAACTTGACAACCGTGGCAGTCACTTCTACTTGTCACTTTACTGGGCAGAAGCACTTGCTGCACAGAACGAAGATGCTGAGTTGAAAGCTAAATTTGCTCCACTTGCAAAAGCATTAGCTGAAAACGAACAGAAGATCGTTGCTGAGCTTGCTCAAGTACAAGGTAAACCAGCTGATATCGGTGGTTACTATGCAGTTGACCCAGCGAAAGTAAGCGCTGTAATGCGTCCAAGTGCTACATTCAATGCAGCGCTTTCAACTGTTCAGGCTTAA
- a CDS encoding M61 family metallopeptidase, whose protein sequence is MLHYQIEFDDYKQHLVHVTIRFLANPNQELWLPTWIPGSYLIREFSKHIEAVKAYDEAGRMLNIKKTEKNRWRLFNTDHELITVEYDVYAYDLSVRGAYVDQTRLYINPACVCLGLEGQEQSACELEIFLPDELKHFQLATGLASKSLVKGRFTLKADHYDQLIDSPFELADQTRFSFETHGIEHEFVISGTHATNVDRLKTDIEKICAAEIDLFGSAPFKNYTFMTMATGNSYGGLEHCNSTSLITPRDDLPKSNEPTEPSKDYQRFLGLCSHEYFHSWLVKFIRPENFANYNLHQEGYTSLLWIFEGFTSYYDDLILLRSGVISQKSYLDLLKSQIDRYLQNPGRFVQTVAESSFDAWIKFYRQDENSNNAGTSYYNKGALVALCLDLGLRLRGSSLDALMRRLYENTQNGVQVNERTIFDLCEELTGDSWVEQINHLINTTEELPLDQLFPEFGLSYTLKNDKTLAYGLKLADKPEGVLVQNAHREGAGAKAGISANDVIIAIDGLKATTKLIEKYAKQKGNYSVLAFRRDELLSFEVTSNSINLTEIELIIEDQSKADKWLKA, encoded by the coding sequence ATGTTGCATTATCAAATTGAGTTCGATGATTACAAACAACACCTTGTTCACGTGACAATTCGCTTTTTAGCGAATCCAAATCAGGAACTATGGTTACCAACGTGGATTCCGGGCAGTTATCTCATTCGAGAGTTTTCTAAGCACATCGAGGCAGTAAAGGCCTATGATGAAGCTGGACGCATGCTCAATATTAAAAAGACTGAAAAAAATCGCTGGCGTTTATTTAACACCGATCACGAGTTAATTACTGTTGAATATGATGTTTATGCATATGATTTATCAGTACGTGGTGCTTATGTAGATCAAACGCGTTTATATATTAACCCTGCCTGTGTGTGTTTAGGCTTAGAAGGCCAAGAACAATCTGCATGTGAATTAGAAATCTTTTTGCCGGATGAATTAAAACACTTTCAGTTAGCAACAGGATTAGCTTCAAAAAGTTTAGTAAAAGGACGTTTTACTTTAAAAGCTGATCATTATGATCAACTCATTGATAGTCCATTTGAACTGGCTGATCAAACGCGTTTTAGCTTCGAAACGCATGGAATTGAACATGAGTTTGTAATTTCAGGTACTCACGCTACGAATGTTGATCGTTTAAAAACGGATATTGAAAAAATTTGTGCAGCCGAAATTGATCTGTTTGGTTCGGCACCGTTTAAAAACTATACCTTCATGACCATGGCAACAGGGAATAGTTATGGTGGGCTAGAGCATTGCAATAGCACAAGTCTGATTACTCCACGAGATGATTTACCGAAATCGAATGAACCTACTGAACCTTCAAAAGATTATCAACGTTTCTTAGGTTTATGCAGTCATGAATATTTCCATTCTTGGTTAGTAAAGTTTATCCGTCCAGAAAATTTTGCGAACTACAACCTGCATCAAGAAGGCTATACCTCACTACTGTGGATTTTTGAAGGGTTTACTTCGTATTACGATGATTTAATTTTATTGCGCAGTGGCGTGATTTCCCAAAAGTCTTATTTAGATTTGTTGAAATCACAAATTGATCGCTATTTGCAAAACCCGGGACGTTTTGTTCAAACAGTAGCAGAATCAAGTTTTGATGCTTGGATTAAATTTTATCGTCAAGATGAAAATTCGAATAATGCAGGCACGAGCTATTATAACAAAGGTGCATTAGTTGCCTTATGTTTGGACTTAGGCTTACGTTTACGTGGTTCTAGCCTTGATGCCTTAATGCGTCGATTGTATGAAAATACGCAAAACGGTGTTCAGGTTAATGAGCGTACAATTTTTGATTTATGTGAAGAGCTAACAGGCGATAGTTGGGTAGAGCAAATCAATCATTTGATTAATACTACTGAAGAGTTACCACTTGATCAGTTATTCCCTGAGTTTGGTTTAAGTTATACGCTTAAAAATGATAAGACTTTAGCTTATGGTTTAAAGCTAGCTGATAAGCCTGAAGGTGTGTTAGTACAAAATGCTCACCGTGAGGGAGCTGGTGCTAAAGCGGGTATTTCTGCTAATGATGTCATTATTGCAATTGATGGACTAAAAGCGACAACAAAACTTATTGAGAAATATGCTAAACAAAAGGGTAATTACTCAGTCTTGGCTTTCCGCCGTGATGAGTTATTGTCGTTTGAAGTTACAAGTAACAGCATAAACTTAACTGAAATTGAACTTATTATTGAAGATCAAAGCAAAGCTGACAAATGGTTAAAAGCCTAA
- a CDS encoding D-alanyl-D-alanine carboxypeptidase PBP6B, with the protein MKFFLSLFTLFSIFCTTLTNAALLNIAPESVEAAAWTIVDTQSGQIIAEHNSHVQRAPASLTKMMVAYIALKEIKAGKLKLNEVITATPVVSVVQWDESQMYLKAGEQISVDQLLAGLIVMSANDAAVTLAEKISGDVPHFVKRMNQEAQALGMKDTHFSNPAGITMPDHYTTAHDLSLLSQAVIHQTPEYLHYSKMPSFSYNQRFHHATNLALKYDPSVDGLKTGYTKAAGYNLALTASRPSFSPNLPQRRLLVIVLGTPSAVKRAEIADKLMNLAYAYTRDEVVIPEQKLIAELPVIKSTLKMFKVETKQPTIVTTSLYAEPTPIDLNTFDYATQRIQVLDSNQQPKVIAPLETTQTRVNIQLNEQKLTAPLMKAMNLATVSIYQNNQLIRSLQIENDVHIEEANIFQRIMMWFSSLFSIFSSSEHSAAKLYPIDSH; encoded by the coding sequence GTGAAATTCTTCCTATCTCTTTTTACGCTGTTTAGTATTTTCTGTACTACTCTTACCAATGCTGCTCTACTTAATATTGCTCCTGAAAGTGTTGAAGCCGCTGCATGGACAATTGTAGATACCCAATCTGGTCAAATTATTGCTGAGCATAATAGTCATGTACAACGTGCGCCAGCATCTTTAACCAAAATGATGGTGGCCTATATTGCATTAAAAGAGATTAAGGCTGGAAAGTTAAAACTGAACGAAGTCATTACTGCAACACCAGTCGTAAGCGTGGTGCAGTGGGATGAATCACAAATGTACCTCAAAGCGGGCGAGCAAATTTCAGTTGATCAGCTCTTGGCTGGTTTAATTGTTATGTCTGCAAATGATGCAGCTGTGACTTTGGCTGAAAAAATTTCTGGTGATGTGCCTCATTTCGTAAAGCGTATGAATCAAGAAGCACAAGCGCTGGGTATGAAAGACACGCACTTTAGTAACCCTGCTGGCATTACAATGCCGGATCATTACACGACAGCTCATGATTTAAGCTTATTAAGTCAGGCAGTGATTCACCAGACCCCTGAATATTTACATTATTCGAAAATGCCGAGCTTTAGCTACAATCAACGTTTTCACCACGCGACGAACCTTGCTTTAAAATATGACCCATCTGTAGATGGCTTAAAAACTGGCTATACCAAAGCAGCAGGTTATAACTTGGCTCTAACAGCTTCACGCCCTTCATTTTCACCGAACTTACCGCAAAGACGTTTACTGGTAATTGTCTTAGGTACACCAAGTGCTGTGAAACGTGCTGAAATTGCAGATAAATTAATGAATCTTGCTTATGCTTATACACGTGATGAAGTGGTTATTCCTGAGCAAAAATTAATTGCTGAATTGCCTGTTATTAAATCAACTTTAAAAATGTTTAAAGTAGAAACTAAGCAGCCAACCATTGTTACGACTTCTTTATATGCTGAGCCAACACCAATTGATTTAAATACGTTTGATTATGCTACACAGCGTATTCAGGTTCTTGATAGTAATCAACAACCTAAAGTTATTGCTCCACTTGAAACAACTCAAACACGTGTAAATATTCAGTTAAATGAGCAAAAGTTAACAGCACCGTTAATGAAAGCGATGAATTTGGCAACAGTTTCAATTTATCAAAACAACCAGCTCATTCGCAGTCTTCAAATTGAAAATGATGTACACATTGAAGAAGCAAATATTTTTCAAAGAATTATGATGTGGTTCTCAAGCCTATTCTCAATCTTTTCATCAAGTGAGCACAGTGCAGCAAAACTCTACCCTATAGATTCGCACTAA
- a CDS encoding NAD(P)/FAD-dependent oxidoreductase: MTQNLHHIVIVGGGAGGLELATQLGETFGKNGKAKITLVDQNLTHIWKPLLHEIAAGSLNPHEEQTNYFAHAEKHHYEFVLGTFIAVNKDKKIIDLIPPQVSKEQNTHIQQLSYDTLVLALGSVSNDFNTPGVRENCHFLDSRKQADIFQQDLLHLYIEAQNQPDQRTLNIGIIGAGATGVELAAELIETTKNFYRYGLKKIHPNQVKITLIEASERILPALSEKTAEHSAKQLQKMGVEILTKHRVEKIDEHCIYFSNGNQLNSDITVWAAGVKAPKVLESLSDFERDNINRLMVYATLQTYSDPNVFAFGDCAHCQLDARHPPLGPRAQVASQQASFLVDAMAARLNGRSQPMFTFNDKGSLVSLSRNKAVGELLGDVSVQGYIAKTMYVSLYRLHQATIHGYTQAGLLTMKDLLTRRVRPKIKLY; encoded by the coding sequence ATGACCCAAAACTTACATCATATTGTTATTGTCGGTGGTGGTGCTGGTGGTTTAGAACTCGCCACACAACTTGGTGAAACTTTTGGGAAAAATGGTAAAGCCAAAATTACATTGGTTGACCAAAATCTAACTCATATCTGGAAACCATTACTTCATGAAATTGCGGCGGGTTCTTTAAATCCTCACGAAGAGCAAACCAATTATTTTGCCCATGCAGAAAAACACCACTATGAATTTGTGTTGGGAACATTCATAGCAGTAAATAAAGATAAGAAAATAATTGATTTAATTCCCCCTCAAGTCTCTAAAGAACAAAATACCCATATTCAACAACTCAGTTACGATACGCTGGTTTTAGCGCTTGGTTCAGTATCAAATGATTTCAATACACCCGGTGTTCGTGAAAACTGCCATTTCCTCGATAGCCGTAAACAGGCGGATATTTTCCAGCAAGATCTTTTACATTTATATATCGAAGCGCAAAATCAACCCGATCAACGTACATTAAATATTGGAATTATTGGTGCGGGGGCAACAGGTGTCGAACTTGCGGCTGAACTGATTGAAACGACCAAAAACTTTTATCGCTATGGTTTAAAAAAGATCCATCCGAATCAAGTCAAAATTACACTCATTGAGGCCTCAGAACGCATCCTCCCTGCTCTAAGTGAAAAAACAGCTGAACATAGCGCAAAACAGCTTCAAAAAATGGGTGTTGAAATTTTAACTAAACACCGGGTTGAAAAAATTGATGAACACTGTATCTATTTTAGTAATGGTAACCAGCTCAACAGTGATATTACGGTATGGGCAGCTGGGGTAAAAGCACCAAAAGTACTTGAAAGTCTTAGCGATTTCGAACGTGACAATATTAACCGCTTAATGGTCTATGCAACGCTGCAGACCTATTCCGATCCTAATGTATTTGCATTTGGTGATTGTGCCCATTGCCAACTTGATGCAAGACACCCGCCTCTCGGACCACGCGCTCAAGTTGCTAGTCAACAAGCAAGCTTTTTAGTCGATGCTATGGCTGCTAGGCTAAATGGCCGATCACAACCGATGTTTACTTTTAATGACAAAGGTTCACTTGTGTCTTTAAGTCGTAATAAAGCGGTTGGAGAATTACTGGGGGATGTCAGTGTCCAAGGATATATTGCCAAAACGATGTATGTATCTTTATACCGTTTACATCAAGCAACAATTCACGGTTACACTCAAGCTGGACTACTCACAATGAAAGATTTACTTACAAGACGAGTACGACCAAAAATTAAGCTGTATTGA
- a CDS encoding FKBP-type peptidyl-prolyl cis-trans isomerase — translation MTAIANNHVVSFHYKLTNAEGETLDQSQGEPLAYLHGAGNIIPGLENALTGKTVGDKFTVNVPAAEGYGEYNPDLVQEVPAQMFQGVDNIQPGMQFQAQTDDGVQIVTVKAVEGDNVIVDANFPLAGQDLTFEVEIVEIREASQEELDHGHVHGAGGHHH, via the coding sequence ATGACTGCAATTGCAAATAACCACGTGGTTTCATTCCACTATAAATTAACAAACGCTGAGGGTGAAACACTTGATCAATCTCAAGGTGAACCACTTGCCTATTTGCATGGCGCAGGCAACATCATTCCTGGTTTAGAAAATGCATTAACTGGTAAGACTGTTGGTGATAAATTCACTGTTAACGTACCAGCTGCTGAAGGTTATGGCGAATATAACCCAGACCTAGTACAAGAAGTTCCTGCTCAAATGTTCCAAGGCGTTGATAACATTCAACCAGGTATGCAATTCCAAGCTCAAACAGATGACGGCGTTCAAATCGTTACTGTTAAAGCAGTTGAAGGTGACAACGTTATCGTTGATGCAAACTTCCCACTTGCTGGTCAAGATTTAACTTTTGAAGTTGAAATCGTAGAAATCCGTGAAGCTTCTCAAGAAGAATTAGATCACGGTCACGTACACGGTGCGGGTGGTCACCACCACTAA